TTCTTGCCACCCTCAAGGAGAACCTTGAGCGGGCCCGGGGCTCCTTCTTTCTGGTGAACTACCAGGGGCTTTCCGCCAAGGAAACCCATGCCTTGCGTCAGGCCCTGAAGGAGAAGGGGGCCAGGCTCTTCGTGGCCAAGAATACCCTGATCCGCATCGCCCTTAAAGAGCTTGGCCTGCCCGAGCTGGATGGCCTTCAGGGGCCAAGTGCCCTGGTCTTTTACCAGGACCCGGTGGCTGCGGCCAAGGCCCTTTCGGAGTTCGCCAAGAACAATCCCAAAGGCGTTCCCGAGGCCAAGGGTGGGCTTTTGCAGGGCCAGGTGCTTTCGGCCAAGGACGTGGTGGCCCTGGCGGAGCTTCCCACCATGGACGAACTCAGGGCGGAGCTTTTGGGTGTGTTGCAGGCGCCCATGGCGGAACTCGTGGGGGTCCTGGGCGGTGTGGCCCGCGAGCTGGTAGGCATCCTGGAGGCGTACGCGGAGAAAAAGGCGGCGTAGGAGGTGGAAGATGGCTTTGGACATCGAACGCATCAAGGAAGAGCTTTCTCAGGCTACGGTTTTGGAACTCAAGCAGCTCATTGACGTGCTTAAGGAAACCTGGGGCGTGACGGCGGCAGCCCCGGTGGCGGTGGCGGCGGCCCCTGCTGCGGCCCAAGCTGCGGCTCCCGCGGAGGAGAAGACGGAGTTCGACGTGATCC
Above is a genomic segment from Thermus antranikianii DSM 12462 containing:
- the rplJ gene encoding 50S ribosomal protein L10; protein product: MPNKRNVELLATLKENLERARGSFFLVNYQGLSAKETHALRQALKEKGARLFVAKNTLIRIALKELGLPELDGLQGPSALVFYQDPVAAAKALSEFAKNNPKGVPEAKGGLLQGQVLSAKDVVALAELPTMDELRAELLGVLQAPMAELVGVLGGVARELVGILEAYAEKKAA
- the rplL gene encoding 50S ribosomal protein L7/L12, with product MALDIERIKEELSQATVLELKQLIDVLKETWGVTAAAPVAVAAAPAAAQAAAPAEEKTEFDVILKDAGAKKLEVIKELRAITGLGLKEAKDLAEKGGPIKEGVSKAEAEEIKKKLEAVGAVVELK